Proteins from a genomic interval of Ciona intestinalis chromosome 9, KH, whole genome shotgun sequence:
- the LOC100177353 gene encoding uncharacterized protein LOC100177353 produces MAEISSRTQVYTTGPAQPACQNSSSQKQNTNTSPLARKPATIPVERDGLTDNRKMFKRRDTPLELNIPHKKVVSNRPKVSESFMEEEEEEEEETIESNST; encoded by the exons ATGGCTGAAATATCATCACGAACACAAGTCTACACAACTG GACCGGCTCAACCAGCTTGCCAAAACTCCAGCAGTCAGAAGCAGAACACAAATACTTCCCCACTAGCAAGGAAGCCGGCTACTATTCCTGTAGAACGAG ATGGATTGACTGATAATCGAAAAATGTTCAAACGAAGAGACACACCCTTGGAATTAAACATACCGCACAAAAAAG TTGTATCGAACCGACCGAAAGTTTCGGAATCTTTTatggaagaagaagaagaagaagaggaagagaCAATAGAATCAAATTCGACTTAA